In Devosia beringensis, a single window of DNA contains:
- the rplM gene encoding 50S ribosomal protein L13, whose protein sequence is MSTYSAKPSEIDKKWILIDAQGLVVGRVASIIASRLRGKHKPTFTPHMDMGDNIVVINADKVKLTGRKLDQHKFYWHTGHPGGIKDRTAREILEGRFPERVLENAVRRMMPGGPLTRAQLKNLRVYTGAEHPHEAQNPAKLDVAAMNPKNARVK, encoded by the coding sequence ATGAGCACTTACTCGGCAAAACCGAGCGAGATCGACAAGAAGTGGATCCTGATCGACGCCCAAGGGCTCGTCGTGGGTCGCGTTGCTTCGATCATTGCCAGCCGCCTGCGCGGCAAGCACAAGCCAACCTTCACCCCGCACATGGACATGGGCGACAACATCGTTGTCATCAATGCCGACAAGGTGAAGCTGACCGGCCGCAAGCTGGACCAGCACAAGTTCTATTGGCACACCGGCCATCCCGGCGGCATCAAGGACCGGACGGCCCGCGAGATCCTCGAAGGTCGTTTCCCTGAGCGCGTGCTTGAGAATGCGGTTCGCCGCATGATGCCGGGCGGTCCGCTGACCCGTGCGCAGCTCAAGAATCTCCGCGTCTACACCGGCGCCGAGCATCCCCACGAAGCGCAGAACCCGGCCAAGCTGGACGTTGCTGCGATGAACCCCAAGAATGCGCGGGTGAAGTAA
- the rpsI gene encoding 30S ribosomal protein S9, with amino-acid sequence MAETINSLEDLGTSTVAPVINTAPVHVQKLDAQGRAYATGKRKNAVARVWIKPGKGKVTVNGREFAAYFARPVLQLIVKQPIVATERTDQYDVVVTVAGGGLSGQAGAVRHGISKALNFFEPGLRPVLKKGGFLTRDSRVVERKKYGKAKARKSFQFSKR; translated from the coding sequence ATGGCCGAAACCATCAACTCCCTCGAAGATCTCGGCACCTCGACTGTCGCGCCTGTTATCAACACCGCGCCGGTGCATGTGCAGAAGCTTGACGCGCAGGGCCGTGCCTATGCGACCGGCAAGCGCAAGAACGCCGTTGCTCGCGTCTGGATCAAGCCAGGCAAGGGCAAGGTCACGGTCAATGGTCGTGAATTTGCCGCCTACTTTGCCCGTCCCGTGCTGCAGCTGATCGTCAAGCAGCCGATCGTCGCGACCGAACGCACGGACCAGTACGACGTTGTCGTCACCGTCGCCGGCGGCGGTCTGTCCGGCCAGGCCGGTGCTGTCCGTCACGGCATCTCCAAGGCGCTGAACTTCTTCGAGCCGGGCCTGCGCCCAGTGCTCAAGAAGGGTGGCTTCCTGACCCGCGACAGCCGCGTCGTGGAACGCAAGAAGTACGGCAAGGCCAAGGCCCGCAAGTCCTTCCAGTTCTCCAAGCGCTAA
- the recJ gene encoding single-stranded-DNA-specific exonuclease RecJ: MLDAPRPFLDVSRSVTGRAWVDRLDPAATRIATAIAQRNGTSEILARVMAARGIALDDAEKYLEPTIRGLMPDPSTLTAMDGLADRLAKAVADNESVALFGDYDVDGACSCALMARYLRHFGLEPQVHIPDRIFEGYGPNIAAMDKLIDAGATLIITLDCGTTSEKPIAHARSRGADVLVIDHHLADHALPEANALVNPNRPDDISGLGYLCAAGVTFMVLVAVNRVLRQRGDTGLPDLLKLLDIVALGTVCDVVPLVGLNRAFVVRGLEVARRGDNVGIAALALAARVSGPLNPYHLGFLIGPRINAGGRIGNAALGTELLTVDDEHHALAIAARLDDLNTERQRIEVEAVEEAVAVAELEIGSGEGPPVLVLASANWHPGVVGLIASRLKDRFERPAFAIALNADGTGTGSGRSMPGVDLGSAVIRAVETGLIVKGGGHAMAAGITIKPGQLGAFRAFLADALSVDVAIARAATALKIDAALTARGASIDLVKDLERAGPYGSGNPGPVIAFPAHRAKFAQVVGKGGHVSFALVSEDGARLKAIAFRAASTAIGDALLRGNEGAFHFAGSLSIDHYQGREQVQFRLTDLAKPK; the protein is encoded by the coding sequence ATGCTCGATGCGCCGCGCCCTTTTCTTGATGTCTCCCGCTCGGTCACGGGCCGCGCCTGGGTGGATCGGCTCGATCCAGCCGCTACCCGCATCGCCACGGCCATTGCCCAGCGCAATGGCACGTCCGAAATTCTCGCCCGCGTCATGGCGGCGCGCGGCATCGCCCTTGATGACGCCGAAAAATACCTCGAGCCCACTATTCGCGGGCTGATGCCCGATCCGTCGACCCTGACCGCCATGGATGGCCTGGCCGACCGGCTGGCCAAGGCCGTTGCCGACAATGAATCGGTGGCCCTGTTTGGCGATTATGACGTCGATGGCGCCTGTTCCTGCGCCCTGATGGCGCGCTACCTCCGCCACTTTGGCCTCGAGCCGCAGGTGCATATCCCGGACCGCATCTTTGAGGGCTATGGTCCCAATATCGCGGCCATGGACAAGCTGATCGATGCCGGCGCCACGCTGATCATCACGCTCGACTGCGGCACCACCAGCGAAAAACCCATTGCCCATGCCCGCAGCCGCGGCGCCGATGTGCTGGTCATCGACCACCATCTGGCCGATCACGCGCTGCCCGAGGCCAATGCCCTGGTCAATCCCAACCGGCCCGACGATATTTCTGGCCTGGGCTATCTCTGCGCCGCCGGCGTGACCTTCATGGTGCTGGTGGCCGTCAACCGCGTACTGCGCCAGCGCGGCGACACCGGACTGCCCGACCTGCTCAAGCTGCTCGATATCGTCGCCCTCGGCACGGTCTGCGATGTGGTGCCCTTGGTCGGGCTCAACCGCGCCTTTGTGGTGCGTGGCCTCGAGGTCGCCCGCCGCGGCGACAATGTCGGCATTGCCGCGCTGGCGCTGGCGGCCCGCGTCTCGGGCCCGCTCAACCCTTATCACCTGGGCTTTCTCATCGGCCCGCGCATCAATGCCGGTGGCCGGATCGGCAATGCCGCGCTGGGCACCGAACTGCTGACCGTCGACGACGAGCACCATGCGCTCGCCATCGCCGCCCGGCTCGACGACCTCAATACCGAACGCCAGCGCATCGAGGTCGAGGCGGTCGAGGAAGCCGTCGCCGTGGCCGAGCTCGAGATCGGCAGCGGCGAGGGCCCGCCGGTGCTCGTCCTGGCCTCGGCCAACTGGCATCCCGGCGTCGTCGGCCTCATCGCCTCGCGCCTCAAGGACCGCTTCGAGCGCCCCGCCTTTGCCATTGCCCTCAATGCCGACGGCACCGGCACCGGCTCGGGCCGCTCCATGCCCGGCGTCGACCTGGGCAGCGCGGTGATCCGCGCGGTCGAGACCGGCCTGATCGTCAAGGGCGGCGGCCACGCCATGGCGGCCGGCATCACCATCAAGCCGGGTCAGCTCGGGGCCTTCCGCGCTTTTCTAGCCGACGCCCTCTCGGTCGACGTCGCCATTGCCCGTGCCGCCACCGCCCTCAAGATCGACGCGGCGCTGACCGCCCGCGGCGCCAGCATCGACCTGGTCAAGGATCTCGAGCGGGCAGGGCCCTATGGTTCGGGCAATCCCGGACCGGTCATCGCCTTTCCCGCCCATCGTGCCAAGTTCGCCCAGGTGGTCGGCAAGGGCGGCCATGTCAGCTTTGCATTGGTCTCCGAGGACGGCGCCCGGCTCAAGGCCATCGCCTTCCGCGCCGCCAGCACCGCCATCGGCGATGCCCTGCTGCGCGGCAATGAGGGGGCCTTTCACTTCGCCGGCAGCCTCAGCATCGATCACTATCAGGGTCGCGAACAGGTGCAGTTCCGCCTGACCGATCTGGCAAAACCCAAGTGA
- a CDS encoding LL-diaminopimelate aminotransferase, with the protein MSEEFHRIRRLPPYVFEHINPIKAKARAEGVDIIDLGMGNPDLPTPDHIVKKLQETVLDSRTHRYSSSKGIPGLRKAQASYYGRRFGVKLNPDTQIVATLGSKEGFANMAQAITAPGDVVLVPNPTYPIHSFGFIMSGGVVRSMPADPNEDFMRSLDRAVRHSIPKPIALVLNYPANPTAYTATLDFYTEVVKYCREHEIFILSDLAYSEIYFDIDPPPSVLQVPGAIDIAVEFTSMSKTYSMPGWRVGFAVGNERLIAALARVKSYLDYGAFTPIQVAATAALNGSDDVIDEIRKVYKYRRDVMVESFGRSGWDIPVPKATMFAWAPIPAQYAHLGSLEFAKLLIRETGVGVAPGVGFGEYGDQYIRLAFVENEQRIRQAARNVKKLLGGKAGAGNVVPLAG; encoded by the coding sequence ATGAGCGAAGAGTTCCATCGCATCCGCCGTCTGCCCCCCTATGTCTTCGAGCATATCAACCCGATTAAGGCCAAGGCCCGGGCCGAAGGCGTTGACATCATCGACCTGGGCATGGGCAATCCCGACCTGCCAACGCCCGATCATATCGTCAAGAAGCTGCAGGAAACCGTGCTCGATTCGCGCACGCACCGTTATTCCAGCTCCAAGGGCATTCCCGGCCTGCGGAAGGCCCAGGCCAGCTATTATGGCCGCCGTTTTGGCGTCAAGCTCAACCCAGACACGCAGATCGTCGCGACGCTGGGCTCCAAGGAGGGCTTCGCCAATATGGCCCAGGCGATCACTGCGCCCGGCGACGTGGTGCTGGTGCCCAATCCCACCTATCCCATTCATTCCTTCGGCTTCATCATGAGCGGCGGCGTCGTCCGCTCCATGCCGGCCGACCCCAATGAAGATTTCATGCGCTCGCTCGACCGGGCCGTGCGCCACTCCATCCCCAAGCCCATTGCATTGGTGCTCAACTACCCGGCCAACCCGACCGCCTATACCGCCACGCTCGATTTTTACACCGAAGTGGTCAAGTACTGCCGCGAGCACGAGATCTTCATCCTCTCCGATCTGGCCTATTCCGAAATCTATTTCGACATCGACCCGCCGCCGTCCGTGCTGCAGGTGCCCGGCGCCATCGACATTGCTGTGGAATTCACCTCGATGTCCAAGACCTATTCCATGCCCGGCTGGCGCGTCGGCTTTGCCGTCGGCAATGAACGCCTGATCGCCGCGCTGGCGCGGGTGAAGTCCTATCTTGATTACGGCGCCTTCACGCCGATCCAGGTAGCCGCCACCGCCGCGCTCAATGGCTCGGACGACGTCATCGACGAAATCCGCAAGGTCTACAAATATCGTCGCGACGTCATGGTGGAGAGCTTTGGCCGCTCCGGCTGGGACATTCCCGTGCCCAAGGCAACCATGTTCGCCTGGGCGCCAATTCCGGCGCAATACGCCCATCTCGGCTCGCTCGAATTTGCCAAGCTGCTGATCCGCGAGACCGGCGTCGGCGTCGCGCCGGGCGTCGGCTTCGGCGAATATGGCGACCAGTACATCCGCCTGGCCTTTGTCGAGAACGAGCAGCGCATCCGCCAGGCCGCGCGCAACGTCAAGAAACTGCTCGGCGGCAAGGCCGGCGCCGGCAACGTCGTGCCGCTGGCTGGCTGA
- the glpX gene encoding class II fructose-bisphosphatase — MKLSKVEGGKSPANLHRSLALELVRVTEAAAIAAAEWRGKGNEKAADDAAVQAMKAQLDSVAIAGRIVIGEGEENECDELYIGQAVGLGSGPQVDIAVDPLEGVTLCAKNQPDSIVVLAMAERGGLLNVARNVYMHKIAIGAEYPAGTVHIDWTATQNVNALAKAKGVPLNEITAIVLDRPRHAGLIEELRATGVAVKLISDGDIAGVIHAVSTEDTGIDIYLGSGGAPEGVLAAAALRCIGGHMQGKLILDTPAKRERAREMGITDPNRIYDVTDLAAGDVLVAATGVTDGTLLEGVRLRRNRVETSTVVMRSWSQTVRWIKARHAR; from the coding sequence ATGAAGCTGAGCAAAGTCGAGGGCGGCAAGAGCCCCGCCAACCTGCACCGCAGCCTGGCGCTCGAACTGGTGCGCGTCACCGAGGCCGCCGCCATTGCCGCCGCCGAATGGCGCGGCAAGGGCAATGAAAAGGCGGCCGATGATGCCGCTGTACAGGCCATGAAGGCGCAACTGGACAGCGTTGCCATTGCCGGCCGCATCGTCATTGGCGAGGGCGAGGAAAACGAATGCGATGAACTCTATATCGGCCAGGCGGTCGGTCTGGGCAGCGGTCCGCAGGTCGATATTGCCGTCGACCCGCTCGAAGGCGTCACCCTCTGCGCCAAGAACCAGCCCGATTCCATCGTCGTGCTGGCCATGGCCGAGCGCGGCGGCCTGCTCAACGTCGCTCGCAACGTCTATATGCACAAGATCGCCATCGGCGCCGAATATCCGGCAGGCACGGTGCATATCGACTGGACTGCCACCCAGAACGTCAACGCCTTGGCCAAGGCCAAGGGCGTGCCGCTCAACGAGATCACCGCCATCGTGCTTGACCGGCCGCGCCATGCCGGGCTGATCGAGGAACTGCGCGCCACCGGCGTCGCGGTCAAGCTGATCAGCGACGGCGACATTGCCGGCGTCATCCATGCCGTCAGCACCGAGGATACCGGCATCGATATCTATCTCGGCTCCGGCGGCGCTCCCGAAGGCGTGCTGGCCGCGGCGGCCCTGCGCTGCATCGGCGGTCACATGCAGGGCAAGCTGATCCTCGATACGCCGGCCAAACGCGAACGCGCCCGCGAAATGGGCATTACCGATCCAAACCGTATCTATGACGTTACCGATCTGGCCGCCGGCGACGTGCTGGTGGCGGCCACCGGCGTCACCGACGGCACCCTGCTCGAGGGCGTCCGGCTGCGCCGCAACCGCGTCGAGACCAGCACTGTCGTAATGCGCTCCTGGAGCCAGACGGTACGCTGGATCAAGGCGCGGCATGCGCGGTAA
- a CDS encoding metalloregulator ArsR/SmtB family transcription factor, protein MGINTVFEALSHPVRRKVLGLLKSGPMSAGDLAAHFDISRPTLSVHFAKLKQAELVAVRRQGTSLIYHLNTSVLEQALADVISLKEQDQ, encoded by the coding sequence GTGGGTATCAATACCGTCTTCGAAGCGCTGTCGCATCCGGTACGCCGCAAGGTGCTCGGCCTGCTCAAGTCCGGCCCGATGAGCGCCGGCGACCTGGCCGCGCATTTCGACATCAGCCGGCCGACGCTGTCGGTCCATTTCGCCAAGCTCAAACAGGCCGAACTCGTCGCCGTGCGGCGGCAGGGGACCAGCCTGATCTATCACCTCAACACCTCGGTGCTCGAACAGGCACTGGCGGATGTGATCTCGCTCAAGGAGCAGGACCAATGA
- a CDS encoding dicarboxylate/amino acid:cation symporter, with protein MSPTTVSAAATPRPAKPFYRSFGFQVLAAMVIGLLLGFVARQMGPDVAGNANWLTQTLATIGSTFVSLLRALVPVLVFTAIVASIANLRELNNAAQLVWQTLLWFAITALIAVSIGIALGLIIQPGLHTAVTAEAAKLPSSSGSWLDFLKGLIPSNMLGLQASTRVTDGSATTSLNFNVLQILVIAIAVGVAALRVGPAADGFLAFNRSFLKIIHKILWWVIRLTPIGTIGLLGNAVAVYGWDALAQLGWFSAAIYIGLALVLFVVYPVLLQANGLNPIRYFQSAWPAIQLGFVSRSSIGTLPLTERITEQNLGVPREYAAFAVPLGATTKMDGCAAIYPAISAIFVAQFFGIQLGLQEYLLIVFVSVLGSAATAGLTGAVVMLTLTLSTLGLPLEGVGLLLAVDPILDMGRTAVNVAGQALVPTIVAKRQGILDQDVYDRGESIDALDVNEAVPAQ; from the coding sequence ATGTCGCCCACTACCGTATCCGCCGCCGCCACACCGCGCCCGGCCAAGCCCTTCTACCGCAGCTTCGGCTTCCAGGTCCTTGCCGCCATGGTCATCGGCCTGCTCCTGGGCTTTGTCGCCCGGCAGATGGGTCCCGATGTCGCCGGCAATGCCAACTGGCTGACCCAGACGCTGGCCACCATCGGCTCCACCTTTGTCTCTTTGCTGCGCGCGCTGGTGCCGGTCCTGGTGTTCACCGCCATCGTCGCCTCCATCGCCAATCTGCGCGAGCTCAACAATGCAGCCCAACTGGTCTGGCAGACCCTGCTCTGGTTCGCCATCACCGCGCTGATCGCCGTGTCGATCGGCATCGCGCTGGGCCTGATCATCCAGCCCGGCCTGCATACTGCCGTCACGGCTGAGGCGGCAAAGCTGCCGTCGTCTTCCGGCTCCTGGCTGGATTTCCTCAAGGGACTGATCCCGTCCAACATGCTGGGCCTGCAGGCCTCCACCCGCGTCACCGACGGCTCGGCCACCACCAGCCTCAACTTCAACGTGCTGCAGATACTGGTCATTGCCATCGCCGTGGGCGTCGCCGCCCTGCGCGTCGGCCCGGCGGCAGACGGCTTCCTCGCCTTCAACCGCTCCTTCCTCAAGATCATCCACAAGATCCTGTGGTGGGTGATCCGCCTGACGCCGATCGGCACCATCGGCCTGCTCGGCAACGCCGTGGCCGTCTATGGCTGGGACGCGCTGGCACAGCTGGGCTGGTTCTCGGCCGCCATCTATATCGGCCTGGCCCTGGTCCTGTTCGTGGTCTATCCGGTGCTGCTGCAGGCCAATGGCCTCAACCCCATCCGCTACTTCCAGAGCGCCTGGCCGGCCATTCAGCTGGGCTTCGTGTCGCGCTCCTCGATCGGCACATTGCCGCTGACCGAGCGCATCACCGAGCAGAATCTGGGCGTGCCGCGTGAATATGCCGCCTTCGCCGTGCCGCTGGGCGCCACCACCAAGATGGACGGCTGCGCCGCCATCTATCCGGCCATCTCGGCCATCTTCGTCGCCCAGTTCTTTGGCATCCAGCTCGGCCTGCAGGAATACCTGCTGATCGTCTTCGTCTCGGTGCTGGGTTCGGCCGCCACGGCCGGCCTTACCGGCGCCGTGGTCATGCTCACCCTGACGCTTTCCACGCTCGGCCTGCCGCTCGAAGGCGTCGGCCTGCTGCTGGCGGTCGATCCGATCCTCGACATGGGCCGCACCGCGGTCAACGTCGCCGGCCAGGCGCTGGTGCCCACCATCGTGGCCAAGCGCCAGGGCATCCTTGACCAGGACGTCTATGACCGCGGCGAGAGCATCGACGCGCTCGACGTCAACGAGGCCGTCCCGGCGCAATAG
- a CDS encoding SdpI family protein, giving the protein MTFKDIFSPATLIIVALLAVVTCIGFVVVPGETMLPVHWGITGQADRFLPRNAALLLPPGFAAAVLLLAAALIRYAPADRLQSGRHLLAAMLPVLLLLFVVIATGTVLIGAGFAVDMVRLIAAGLGILLLVMGNALPKTQPNHYAGIRLPWTLSDPLVWQKTHRVAGLASMICGLALLVLAAVTANAVLLLVGIGAAFVLPIIVGLLAAARLN; this is encoded by the coding sequence ATGACCTTCAAAGACATCTTCAGCCCAGCCACACTTATAATTGTGGCCCTCCTGGCTGTGGTCACCTGCATTGGCTTTGTTGTGGTCCCGGGCGAGACCATGCTCCCCGTACACTGGGGCATTACCGGGCAGGCAGATCGCTTCCTGCCACGCAATGCGGCGCTGCTCCTGCCGCCAGGCTTTGCCGCCGCCGTGCTGCTGCTCGCCGCCGCGCTGATCCGTTATGCCCCTGCCGACCGGCTGCAGTCCGGCCGTCACCTGCTGGCAGCCATGCTGCCGGTGCTGCTGCTGCTCTTTGTGGTCATCGCCACCGGCACGGTGCTGATCGGCGCCGGCTTCGCGGTGGATATGGTCCGGCTGATTGCCGCGGGCCTTGGCATCCTGCTGCTCGTCATGGGCAATGCCCTGCCCAAGACGCAGCCCAACCACTATGCAGGCATCCGGCTGCCCTGGACCCTGTCCGACCCGCTGGTCTGGCAGAAGACCCATCGCGTGGCCGGGCTCGCCAGTATGATCTGCGGCCTCGCCTTGCTCGTCCTGGCAGCGGTCACTGCAAACGCCGTGCTCTTGCTGGTCGGCATTGGGGCGGCATTCGTGCTGCCCATCATCGTCGGCCTGCTGGCCGCCGCTCGGCTCAACTGA
- a CDS encoding homoserine dehydrogenase, which translates to MQEFGDGTALPPLRVGVAGLGNVGATLVRILQKDGAELTKKLGRQLVVTAVAARSRSRDRGIDISELDWFDDPVALAKSDGIDLFVELIGGEDGPALAAVKAALEIGRPVVTANKALLAKHGTELAKLAEDTGAQLGFEAAVAGGIPVVKTLREGLGSARIAKVFGIMNGTCNYILTRMGNEDISFADCLKDAQALGYAEADPSFDVDGYDTAHKLAILATLCFGYELAPDKIRVEGITGITQHDIQVAADLGYKIKLLGIAQRTDDGIEQRVHPTFVPKGSAIAGVDGVMNAVALETDHVHELLLAGPGAGGPPTASSVLSDILDIARGTRVPPLGVPSDELLPYREAAMRPHDGGYYIRLSAKDVPGALAAIATRMGERGISIDSVIQRSDLSAKAIAPDGSPTRTVVMITQQTLESAVRESLAQIAADGFIVGQPQLIRIETL; encoded by the coding sequence ATGCAGGAATTCGGCGACGGCACGGCGCTGCCGCCGTTGCGGGTCGGCGTGGCGGGCCTGGGCAATGTCGGCGCCACCCTGGTGCGCATCCTGCAAAAGGACGGTGCAGAGCTGACCAAAAAGCTCGGACGCCAGCTCGTCGTGACCGCTGTGGCCGCCCGGTCGCGCTCGCGCGATCGCGGCATCGACATCTCGGAGCTGGACTGGTTCGACGATCCGGTGGCTTTGGCCAAGTCCGATGGCATCGACCTGTTCGTCGAGCTGATCGGCGGCGAAGACGGCCCGGCGTTGGCCGCCGTCAAGGCGGCGCTGGAAATCGGCCGCCCCGTGGTCACCGCCAACAAGGCGCTGCTGGCCAAGCATGGCACCGAACTGGCCAAGCTGGCCGAGGATACCGGCGCCCAGCTGGGCTTTGAAGCGGCGGTCGCTGGCGGCATTCCGGTGGTCAAGACCCTGCGCGAGGGGCTGGGCTCGGCCCGCATCGCCAAGGTCTTCGGCATCATGAACGGCACCTGCAACTATATCCTCACCCGCATGGGCAACGAGGACATCTCCTTTGCCGATTGCCTCAAGGACGCCCAGGCGCTGGGCTATGCCGAGGCCGATCCGAGCTTTGACGTCGACGGTTATGACACCGCCCACAAGCTGGCCATCCTGGCCACGCTCTGCTTCGGCTATGAACTGGCCCCCGACAAGATCCGGGTCGAGGGCATTACCGGCATCACCCAGCACGATATCCAGGTGGCCGCCGACCTTGGCTACAAGATCAAGCTGCTCGGCATTGCCCAGCGCACCGATGACGGCATCGAGCAGCGCGTCCATCCCACCTTCGTGCCCAAGGGCAGCGCCATTGCCGGCGTCGACGGGGTGATGAATGCCGTGGCACTGGAAACCGACCACGTACACGAACTGCTGCTGGCCGGCCCCGGCGCGGGCGGTCCGCCCACGGCTTCCTCGGTGCTGTCGGACATTCTCGACATTGCCCGCGGCACGCGCGTGCCGCCGCTTGGCGTGCCCTCCGATGAATTGCTGCCCTATCGCGAGGCCGCCATGCGGCCGCATGATGGCGGCTACTACATCCGCCTCAGCGCCAAGGATGTGCCCGGGGCGCTCGCCGCCATCGCCACCCGCATGGGCGAGCGCGGCATTTCCATCGATTCTGTCATCCAGCGGTCCGATTTGAGCGCTAAGGCCATCGCACCCGATGGCTCGCCGACCCGCACGGTGGTGATGATCACTCAACAGACTTTGGAATCGGCCGTGCGTGAATCGCTTGCGCAGATCGCCGCCGACGGGTTTATCGTCGGACAACCGCAATTGATCCGGATCGAAACGCTCTAG
- a CDS encoding glycosyltransferase, producing MKRIALVTIGTQGDVQPYLALAIALKERGYSVVLGASEEFEGMVEGYGIEFHTLGPSIQSFLSQQRFENAMSQSMLINGPSLLRQGQQIVDTAARHAWNMCQGADMLILNMNTSFGIDIAEALHVPAIMVALQPLNSTSEFPLCMYYGADFGPAFNKLSYTAMTVQQIYYNLPRNKLRRELMGLDARKKGGFFRNTDGTPLTTLYPYSSVVSPRPRDWPKSAIVTGYWQLKDRSDWQPSPEFQKFLSEGEAPVYIGFGSMPFGAERNTKILKEAVAMWGGRAVVARGWGGINPEDLPASIFAIEKAPHDKLFKYVSSVVHHGGAGTTSAGLHLGRPTFVVPQLVDQPYWGRRVYELGCGPKPVRLRKLTSEILAGALADLTTNPDYRRNATDIAEKLHAEDGTGSAIKVIERVMDSYVPAVVGIKKPKKIKSVLKKVS from the coding sequence TTGAAGCGGATTGCCCTTGTCACGATCGGCACGCAGGGCGACGTTCAACCCTATCTTGCTCTGGCGATCGCGCTCAAGGAGCGTGGCTACTCGGTCGTCCTGGGCGCCTCCGAAGAATTCGAGGGCATGGTCGAAGGCTATGGCATCGAGTTCCACACGCTGGGACCCTCGATCCAGTCTTTCCTGAGCCAGCAGCGCTTCGAGAATGCGATGAGCCAGTCCATGCTCATCAACGGCCCCTCCCTGCTCCGCCAGGGCCAGCAGATCGTCGACACGGCGGCCCGCCACGCCTGGAACATGTGCCAGGGCGCCGACATGCTGATCCTGAACATGAATACCAGCTTCGGCATCGACATTGCCGAGGCCCTGCATGTGCCGGCGATCATGGTGGCACTGCAGCCGCTCAATTCGACCAGCGAATTTCCGCTCTGCATGTATTACGGCGCCGATTTCGGGCCGGCCTTCAACAAGCTGAGCTACACCGCCATGACGGTGCAGCAGATCTATTACAACCTGCCGCGCAACAAGCTGCGCCGCGAGCTGATGGGTCTGGATGCGCGCAAGAAGGGCGGCTTTTTCCGCAATACCGACGGCACGCCGCTGACCACCCTCTACCCCTATTCCTCGGTGGTATCGCCGCGGCCGCGCGACTGGCCCAAGAGCGCCATCGTCACCGGTTACTGGCAGCTCAAGGATCGTTCGGACTGGCAGCCCTCGCCGGAATTCCAGAAGTTCCTCTCCGAGGGTGAGGCCCCTGTCTATATCGGATTCGGCTCGATGCCGTTCGGCGCCGAGCGCAATACCAAAATCCTCAAGGAAGCCGTCGCCATGTGGGGCGGCCGCGCCGTGGTGGCCCGCGGCTGGGGCGGGATCAATCCCGAGGACCTGCCGGCGAGCATTTTCGCAATCGAGAAGGCGCCGCACGACAAGCTGTTCAAATATGTCTCATCGGTCGTGCACCACGGCGGCGCCGGCACGACCTCGGCAGGTCTGCATCTGGGACGCCCGACCTTCGTGGTGCCGCAACTGGTCGACCAGCCCTATTGGGGCCGTCGCGTCTATGAGCTGGGCTGCGGCCCCAAGCCGGTGCGGCTGCGCAAGCTGACGTCGGAAATCCTGGCCGGTGCGCTGGCGGACCTGACCACCAATCCCGACTACCGCCGCAACGCCACCGACATTGCCGAAAAACTGCATGCCGAGGACGGCACCGGCAGTGCGATCAAGGTGATCGAGCGGGTCATGGACAGCTATGTGCCGGCCGTGGTCGGGATCAAAAAACCAAAGAAAATCAAATCGGTACTCAAGAAAGTCAGTTGA